One region of Glycine max cultivar Williams 82 chromosome 9, Glycine_max_v4.0, whole genome shotgun sequence genomic DNA includes:
- the LOC102665988 gene encoding uncharacterized protein, translated as MPALKSLQLEAVSITARDNDYAEPFSTCNVLNTLILDGCSLHKDAKFLSISNSSLSSLTISGSFEGGAYKIALSTPNLSSLTVTGHNNHTISSACNLSFLEEVTIDTLGYTLFPNTDLLIISWLQVLTNVKILRLYSGTLLTILRDISNPVSVSTQPPCFVQLKSLILANQPSADISFDQLKRAVEYLLQNSPQRRID; from the exons ATGCCAGCATTAAAAAGCTTGCAACTTGAGGCTGTCTCTATTACTGCAAGGGACAATGACTATGCTGAGCCGTTTTCTACCTGTAATGTGCTGAATACTTTGATACTTGATGGTTGTTCGTTGCATAAAGATGCAAAATTCCTCTCTATATCAAATTCTAGCCTCTCTAGTTTGACCATAAGTGGTAGCTTTGAAGGAGGAGCTTACAAAATTGCGCTTTCTACTCCAAACCTTAGTTCTCTCACAGTCACGGGTCATAATAATCACACAATCTCCTCCGCATGCAATCTTTCTTTCCTTGAAGAAGTAACCATTGACACCCTTGGTTATACACTTTTTCCGAATACAGACTTACTCATCATAAGCTGGCTGCAAGTTCTCACCAATGTAAAGATACTGAGGCTCTATTCGGGTACCCTTCTGACAATACTACGG GATATATCAAATCCTGTTTCGGTGAGTACTCAGCCTCCCTGCTTTGTTCAATTGAAGTCATTGATTTTGGCGAACCAACCATCTGCAGATATATCTTTTGACCAACTAAAGAGAGCAGTGGAGTACCTACTTCAAAACTCTCCACAACGTAGAATTGATTAA